The following proteins are encoded in a genomic region of Pyxicephalus adspersus chromosome 9, UCB_Pads_2.0, whole genome shotgun sequence:
- the LOC140338476 gene encoding polycystin-1-like protein 2: MKVDLNQASSPDFTALLQTISQLMQKQMPSGPLSVTVPLAQLSNEDLHALFCANYVFRKLKKVCADLRHLGNQPGLDKQQYEEFTTQLQALINDLDRSVPPVPIQRSTQKKEVKKKRLPWWFLYIGWFILVSISIISSYFTMMYGFLYGKQSSIRWIISMALSLFQSIFILQPLKVVGFAVFFALVLKRVDEDEEDLLDGEYESTDENQTFDETAL, from the exons ATGAAAGTGGACCTGAACCAAGCATCAAGTCCAGATTTTACAGCTCTTCTACAGACCATCTCACAGCTGATGCAAAAGCAAATGCCTTCTGGAC CCTTATCAGTCACAGTACCATTGGCTCAGCTCAGTAATGAAGACTTACATGCCTTGTTCTGTGCAAATTATGTTTTCCGGAAGCTCAAAAAAGTGTGTGCTGATCTTAGACACCTGGGAAACCAGCCAGGTTTAGACAAGCAGCAATATGAGGAGTTCACTACACAGCTGCAAGCACTAATAAATGACCTGGACAGATCTGTACCACCAGTGCCCATACAAAG GTCCACACAAAAGAAAGAAGTAAAGAAGAAACGGCTTCCTTGGTGGTTCCTGTATATTGGGTGGTTCATTTTAGTCTCCATAAGCATTATATCCTCCTATTTCACCATGATGTATGGATTCCTTTATGGAAAGCAAAGTTCTATCAGATGGATCATCTCCATGGCTTTGTCTCTCTTCCAGAGTATCTTCATTCTGCAGCCTCTTAAA GTGGTGGGATTTGCTGTGTTCTTTGCACTTGTGTTGAAAAGGGTGGACGAAGATGAAGAAGATCTTCTGGATGGAGAATACGAATCAACAG ATGAAAATCAGACGTTTGATGAAACAGCCTTGTGA